A single genomic interval of Salmo trutta chromosome 13, fSalTru1.1, whole genome shotgun sequence harbors:
- the LOC115206216 gene encoding 60S ribosomal export protein NMD3 isoform X1 has translation MDFSVEAATALRQTRGDWVLFHEKAVCRHHPAPPFQFVVVKRGGPQRGLEKHSANLTTTPTPIIMEYMQAPATSSQGNILCCTCGIPIPPNPANMCVSCLRTTVDISEGIPKQVNLNFCKQCERYLQPPASWVQCALESRELLALCLKKLKGNMTKVRLIDAGFLWTEPHSKRIKLKVTIQKEVMNGAILQQVFVVEFVIQGQMCDDCHRVEAKDFWNSVVQVRQKTSHKKTFYYLEQLILKHKLHQNALNIKEIHEGIDFYYATKQHAQKMVDFLQCTVPCRSKTSQRLISHDIHSNTFNYKSTYSIEIVPVCKDNVVCLSPRLAQSLGNMGQVCVCARVTSTIHLIDPNTLQTAEVDGGTYWRNPFNSLVSPRQLEEFIVMDTDIIRNQKLGAGAGIRSNKHTLAEVWVQKTSEMDTAQQYHCRTHLGHLLNIGDLVQGFDFANSNVNDEFLNKMNQSHIPDVVLIKKSYNRSKRVKRRNWKLKEMDKDREGMAPEDERQYQDFLEDLEEDEALRKNVNIFRDASKIPVESDTDDEGAPRISLMEMLEDLSLTDATGGEGADMLTE, from the exons ATGGACTTTTCGGTcgaagcag CTACTGCACTCAGGCAAACGAGAGGGGACTGGGTTCTTTTCCACGAGAAAGCGGTGTGTCGTCATCACCCTGCTCCTCCTTTCCAGTTTGTGGTGGTGAAACGTGGAGGTCCGCAACGTGGCTTGGAAAAACATTCTGCAA ATCTCACTACAACACCCACACCAATTATAATGGAGTACATGCAAGCTCCTGCTACAAGCAGCCAGGGTAACAt cCTCTGCTGCACCTGTGGCATCCCTATCCCCCCAAACCCAGCCAACATGTGTGTGTCCTGCCTCAGGACCACAGTGGACATCTCTGAGGGAATCCCCAAGCAAGTCAACCTGAACTTCTGCAAGCAGTGTGAACG GTACTTGCAGCCTCCAGCCTCCTGGGTGCAGTGTGCTCTGGAGTCCAGGGAACTGCTCGCCCTCTGCCTTAAAAAACTGAAGGGCAACATGACCAAA GTGCGTCTGATCGATGCTGGATTCCTGTGGACGGAACCCCACTCCAAGCGGATCAAGTTGAAGGTGACCATACagaaagag GTGATGAACGGAGCCATCCTGCAGCAGGTGTTTGTGGTGGAGTTTGTCATCCAGGGCCAGATGTGTGATGACTGCCACCGTGTCGAGGCCAAGGACTTCTGGAACTCTGTGGTACAAGTCAGACAGAAG ACTTCTCACAAGAAGACCTTCTATTACCTGGAGCAGCTCATTCTCAAGCACAAACTCCATCAGAACGCACTCAACATCAAGGAGATCCATG AGGGTATTGATTTCTACTATGCCACCAAGCAGCATGCTCAGAAGATGGTGGATTTCCTCCAGTGCACAGTCCCCTGCAG GTCGAAGACCTCCCAGCGCCTCATCTCCCACGACATCCACTCTAACACATTCAACTACAAGAGCACCTACTCCATTGAGATTGTTCCTGTTTGCAAG GACAACGTGGTGTGTCTGTCACCGCGTCTGGCTCAGAGCCTGGGGAACAtgggccaggtgtgtgtgtgcgcccgaGTCACCAGCACCATCCACCTCATCGACCCCAACACCCTGCAGA CCGCTGAGGTGGACGGGGGCACATACTGGCGCAACCCTTTCAACAGCCTCGTTAGCCCACGGCAACTGGAGGAGTTCATCGTCATGGATACTGACATCATCAGGAACCAGAAGCTGGGGGCGGGAGCAGGCATAAGGTCAAATAAG CACACCCTGGCTGAGGTGTGGGTGCAGAAGACCTCCGAGATGGACACGGCTCAGCAGTACCACTGTCGTACACACCTGGGCCACCTGCTCAACATAGGAGACCTGGTTCAGGG CTTTGACTTTGCCAATTCCAACGTTAATGACGAGTTTCTGAACAAGATGAACCAGAGTCATATTCCTGACGTG GTGCTGATCAAGAAGAGCTACAACCGCAGCAAGAGGGTGAAGCGCAGGAACTGGAAGCTGAAGGAGATGGACAAAGACAGAGAGGGCATGGCGCCTGAAGATGAGAg ACAATACCAGGACTTCCTAGAGGACCTGGAGGAAGACGAAGCCCTGAGAAAGAACGTCAACATCTTCCGAG
- the LOC115206216 gene encoding 60S ribosomal export protein NMD3 isoform X2 codes for MEYMQAPATSSQGNILCCTCGIPIPPNPANMCVSCLRTTVDISEGIPKQVNLNFCKQCERYLQPPASWVQCALESRELLALCLKKLKGNMTKVRLIDAGFLWTEPHSKRIKLKVTIQKEVMNGAILQQVFVVEFVIQGQMCDDCHRVEAKDFWNSVVQVRQKTSHKKTFYYLEQLILKHKLHQNALNIKEIHEGIDFYYATKQHAQKMVDFLQCTVPCRSKTSQRLISHDIHSNTFNYKSTYSIEIVPVCKDNVVCLSPRLAQSLGNMGQVCVCARVTSTIHLIDPNTLQTAEVDGGTYWRNPFNSLVSPRQLEEFIVMDTDIIRNQKLGAGAGIRSNKHTLAEVWVQKTSEMDTAQQYHCRTHLGHLLNIGDLVQGFDFANSNVNDEFLNKMNQSHIPDVVLIKKSYNRSKRVKRRNWKLKEMDKDREGMAPEDERQYQDFLEDLEEDEALRKNVNIFRDASKIPVESDTDDEGAPRISLMEMLEDLSLTDATGGEGADMLTE; via the exons ATGGAGTACATGCAAGCTCCTGCTACAAGCAGCCAGGGTAACAt cCTCTGCTGCACCTGTGGCATCCCTATCCCCCCAAACCCAGCCAACATGTGTGTGTCCTGCCTCAGGACCACAGTGGACATCTCTGAGGGAATCCCCAAGCAAGTCAACCTGAACTTCTGCAAGCAGTGTGAACG GTACTTGCAGCCTCCAGCCTCCTGGGTGCAGTGTGCTCTGGAGTCCAGGGAACTGCTCGCCCTCTGCCTTAAAAAACTGAAGGGCAACATGACCAAA GTGCGTCTGATCGATGCTGGATTCCTGTGGACGGAACCCCACTCCAAGCGGATCAAGTTGAAGGTGACCATACagaaagag GTGATGAACGGAGCCATCCTGCAGCAGGTGTTTGTGGTGGAGTTTGTCATCCAGGGCCAGATGTGTGATGACTGCCACCGTGTCGAGGCCAAGGACTTCTGGAACTCTGTGGTACAAGTCAGACAGAAG ACTTCTCACAAGAAGACCTTCTATTACCTGGAGCAGCTCATTCTCAAGCACAAACTCCATCAGAACGCACTCAACATCAAGGAGATCCATG AGGGTATTGATTTCTACTATGCCACCAAGCAGCATGCTCAGAAGATGGTGGATTTCCTCCAGTGCACAGTCCCCTGCAG GTCGAAGACCTCCCAGCGCCTCATCTCCCACGACATCCACTCTAACACATTCAACTACAAGAGCACCTACTCCATTGAGATTGTTCCTGTTTGCAAG GACAACGTGGTGTGTCTGTCACCGCGTCTGGCTCAGAGCCTGGGGAACAtgggccaggtgtgtgtgtgcgcccgaGTCACCAGCACCATCCACCTCATCGACCCCAACACCCTGCAGA CCGCTGAGGTGGACGGGGGCACATACTGGCGCAACCCTTTCAACAGCCTCGTTAGCCCACGGCAACTGGAGGAGTTCATCGTCATGGATACTGACATCATCAGGAACCAGAAGCTGGGGGCGGGAGCAGGCATAAGGTCAAATAAG CACACCCTGGCTGAGGTGTGGGTGCAGAAGACCTCCGAGATGGACACGGCTCAGCAGTACCACTGTCGTACACACCTGGGCCACCTGCTCAACATAGGAGACCTGGTTCAGGG CTTTGACTTTGCCAATTCCAACGTTAATGACGAGTTTCTGAACAAGATGAACCAGAGTCATATTCCTGACGTG GTGCTGATCAAGAAGAGCTACAACCGCAGCAAGAGGGTGAAGCGCAGGAACTGGAAGCTGAAGGAGATGGACAAAGACAGAGAGGGCATGGCGCCTGAAGATGAGAg ACAATACCAGGACTTCCTAGAGGACCTGGAGGAAGACGAAGCCCTGAGAAAGAACGTCAACATCTTCCGAG